AAGGGACTGTCGGGGGATACGGCATGAGCATGTTCGCCGCTCAGACTTCCCCACCGGATCCGTGTTACGAAGAGAACGGTCTCCCCAGAAGATGCATCCCCGATTTCGTGAACGCGGCGTTCGGGAAGGAAGTGCGCGCGTCCAGCACCTGCGGGAAAACACCGAGTCGGTACTGTGTGGTGACTGAGAAAGGGGATGAAAGGCACAGAAACTGCCACACGTGCGACACGTCGGACCCAAAGAGATATCACCCACCTGCTTACCTGACCGACCTGAACAATCCTCATAATCTCACATGCTGGCAGTCGGACAATTACATCCAGTATCCTCAAAACGTCACTTTAACATTATCTCTGGACAAGAAATTCGAGGTTACCTACGTGAGTCTGCAGTTCTGCTCACCAAGACCAGAGTCCATGGCTATATTTAAATCAATGGACTATGGAAAGTCTTGGGTGCCTTTCCAGTACTACTCGACCCAGTGTAGAAAGATGTACAACAAGCCCAGCAAAGCCTCGATCACTAAGCAAAACGAGCAAGAGGCCATCTGCACAGATTCACACACCGACATGCACCCTCTCTCCGGCGGGTTGATCGCGTTCAGCACCCTGGACGGGCGACCCTCTGCGCACGACTTTGACAATTCACCCGTACTTCAGGACTGGGTGACTGCCACTGACATTAGGGTGACTTTCAGCCGACTGCACACTTTCGGAGACGAAAACGAGGATGACTCGGAGCTGGCCAGAGATTCTTATTTTTACGCCGTGTCAGACCTGCAGGTCGGAGGCAGATGTAAGTGTAATGGCCACGCGTCACGGTGCGTCAAAGACCGGGATGAAAACCTAGTGTGCGAGTGCAAGCACAATACAGCCGGACCAGAGTGTGACAGATGCAAACCTTTTCACTATGACCGACCCTGGCAGCGCGCAACCGCCAGAGAAGCCAACGAGTGTGTCGGTAGgtccaacattttttttctttatcatttttGGAAAGCGCGACTACATATCATCAAAGGCACATCGTTGATCTTTCTTCGCACATACAATTTGTTTGAGATGAGTTCGAAACCATCCATGACTGCCAAGTGAAGAGTGGgggtgttttctttttaaatgcaagCGTTTCGCATCTAGCGAAGGGAACTTTAAGGACCAATACAGTACGCTATAACGAAATAAGTATGGGAAATTCAAGCATTGATATGGAAaattaaacaaagcaaaaaaaaaaattatattttttaaaacttgaaaTAATGGTTTAAGAGGTAAGcatcaatcagatttttttttttaccaagcagCTTTTATCGAGCAGCTTAAAGTTGGAACAAATGTCTCAGGGACATATTTAATGAATCTATAGCTTCACTTGAATGTCTGTTCTGCAAACGATTTTATGCATTATTGAATAAAAgtttaggtaaaaaaatgtaatatgagAGTTTAGAAACTTATTTCGGCTCACATGTTTCATGTACGTTGcattttatcaaaaaatattaataataataataattgaacaaAATAGTGTAGCCTAATCTTTTGTCCAACACAGCTGGTTAAGATGCGTGTTAATGTATGTTAAtgtataatgattattattattacattagttTATATTCGGCATCATAATGTAgcctataatgaaaaaaaaaaaaaaatcggaaaaaATGGGAACATGTGTCTGAACCGAGAAAGATAAAAAGTATAGGCTATATTTTGTCGCCTCCGGTTTTGGCCCGTGCGCTCACTTCCATCTatgtcattaaaattaaaattttcagaCATTCAGTAGGCCTAATTAATAATACTTTCTttattatgatgattattattattattattattactttctcTCTTTATTCGCGTGATATtgcaaacaaaatacaaataaaagactaaaataaaatattatcgaATGAAGTTATATCAAACAGAGCtggtatgactgacaaatatttatttacatatcattattgttgttgttataatttattttattgccgatttgtaaaaataataataatcataataaattgtCATACACATATATGTGAAATACACAATATCACTACATGAAAAACTTAGCTGGGGGAACATGAATATTTAGCCTATTGCTTACGCCAGAGGTACAGAAATAAATCCCATGGCGCTTAATTTAATGGGCTAGGAACCTCATTCATAAACGAAATGAACTGCCATAATTTGCACTGAATTGTCTGGCCATTCTTAAGATGCCTAAACCTAGCTGAATCACTCTAAAGCACACTGTCCAGCGGTCGGATAGATAATATAACTCTCTGGGTTATTAAAAGTCCTTATGGGTGCAGCTGATGCATATAATTCCTGTTGATTCCTTCAAATAAAATGGCATTAACACTGTCCTTGTCAGTATTTCTGTGATTTCACTTACACTGTATTAAATTGAATATCTGAAAGAAAAAAGCATGCACCTCTGTGGGTGAAACTGTCTGCATCTTAAAACATGATAAAGaattaatatcaatattaatagcaGAATGACTTCAGGAGTCTGGGGGTGCACTGTCATTTAGACATGCAAATAATGTCTGGCTCTGAAtcataactataaataaaaagaacctGATAATCATCAGGTTAATCATCACGtcattaatcacacattttgtaGCTAATTTTGCCTGTCCAGctagttttttttaatgactcTTTTGACCCATCTTAGAAAAAAAAGAGCTCGTTCTTTTTCTCTTCTATCTGTtcactgtaaatgtaaataaaccagTTTAAATGCCACTGTGGCACAGGAGAAATAAATTGCTCCCCTGTATCCTTGACACTTTATTTTTACCGGGCCTGCATGTGTGAGTCTTGCATGGGGCACAAAAGATCCTCACTCACAGCATCCATCTTGCTGTCAGCAGGCCGACGCTTTTGCCGAACATTCCTCGGCTGTGTGTTTCCTGAGCGCAGTGCCATCATATCTAGTgcagaaataaaaagaaagagcGAGAGAATGAAAAGAAGTGAAGAAGTGAAAAGAGAGGAGTGAAGGGGTGGGCAACGTCAAAGCAAACAGAGCTTAAACAGGAGAAGAAAGAGCCGTGTGACACCTCTGAGCAAGGGCAGAACCCAAGGGaaaatctttgtgtgtgtgagagagagagaggccgaAATGCAACCAAACTCCTATGGAAACACTATGGAAACCTCTCATTCATAACCAAAactgaaatatgaaaatgtatgttGTAAATGATCTGACTGAGGGCTTGGTCATCTTTCAGCACTACTGTATGTAGGAGAAACATTCCAGCTTGGATATTTCCATATATTGTGTCTTTGTTGGTCCTAATATGTGTTCATTTACTAGACCAAACTCTTACTAAAAGGATATTTCACCAAGGAGCTTGAGTTGAGCTGTGATGCTGTGCTATGAATTTCACTTACTAAATATGATAAGAATAAATATAGTATAGATGGATTTGAAACTGAGATAATAAGGGAGGTTTTAAAGTGAGTGAAACATAGGATAAGAAATAGTGTTGAGAGAGAGTGTTTAATAGATAGCGATCAATAACCGGGAATGCAAAGAGACCTAGGTATCACTTGAACTGCACTTAACTGATTGGATCTTTGAGTGGAAAAGGACCCCTATAAAGCCCTGAGTGCCCTGTTAATGTGGCCTTATGATATTGATCAGCTTATGCCATTGAGAGGCATAATTCTTTAATGCATTGAGCCACAGTCTGAAGCCTGTCAAAAATACAAATTGATGAGAGGAAGGCCACCCAATGAAATGTGGAATGTCACTCCATACTTGGAGAGAAAAAGAATCATGGAAATCATTACATTCCATAAAAATCCTTTTCAAGTCGAGGCACAGTTGTTTGTATCACTTTATAGCAATACAAGATCATTTTAAAGCAACTTCACAGCAAGCAATAAACAGGAAAGGAACAgtgttaatgtaaatgtaaagttcaTCAGCTATGAAACAACTTCAATTTCAGCTGTTAAGCATGTCTATAAAAGACAATAACACAATTATTCAGATCAGTTTAGTTCAGTTTTGATTCAGTTTGTAACAATGTCCGTGTTCATCAATTATATAACAAATTGAATTTGGCTATACAGCAGCTCTACAAAAGGCAATAGTGTATTTATCCAGTTCAAGTCAGTTCATCCTTTTTCCGATTCAGTTCAGCAAGTGTTTAGGTTGCAACGTTTTTATTTTCTTGCtacatattttgcatttttattttctactGCATTCTTGTCATGAAGTGCACATGGTTTACATGCaccttaaaaatgtaatttccacTGGACTGAAACAACAGTTTgccatttaaaaatgtcattagtCCTGAAATCATACCAGTGTGTTTTGTGCAAGGTCATATTAACAGACCTGAATAAAGCAGCTGTAGCTTGGCTTCGTCCAGTATGTGGGTTACAGTTTGCCTTGCAAGTGTACACCCAGGGTGAAAAACAGATTCAATTTTGCATTGTGTTAAATTATAACTGAGCATGTAAACATACTTATAGAAGAGGATTTCTTACAAGTTCTGCTGGAGCATGATAGATGAGGCAGCAAAAATGAACGGTTTAGTAAAGAGAAGGAGATGTTTAAGAGGAATGTAATCTTGATGACAGAAGGATGTGTTGAATCTCAGACTGTGGTTTTACATGTATTAGAGATGTTTCCCTGTCCTTTATTGTTGGAAGTAAAGCAAATCGCTTCTCTTTTATTTCCCACATGTGCTTGTTTCTCTGTCACAAAGTTAAGTTTAACTCCCTCTAGCatccctatcacatgccaaacc
This is a stretch of genomic DNA from Carassius carassius chromosome 10, fCarCar2.1, whole genome shotgun sequence. It encodes these proteins:
- the LOC132151936 gene encoding netrin-1-like, whose product is MLRVSDALVTLVTLYCVFKGTVGGYGMSMFAAQTSPPDPCYEENGLPRRCIPDFVNAAFGKEVRASSTCGKTPSRYCVVTEKGDERHRNCHTCDTSDPKRYHPPAYLTDLNNPHNLTCWQSDNYIQYPQNVTLTLSLDKKFEVTYVSLQFCSPRPESMAIFKSMDYGKSWVPFQYYSTQCRKMYNKPSKASITKQNEQEAICTDSHTDMHPLSGGLIAFSTLDGRPSAHDFDNSPVLQDWVTATDIRVTFSRLHTFGDENEDDSELARDSYFYAVSDLQVGGRCKCNGHASRCVKDRDENLVCECKHNTAGPECDRCKPFHYDRPWQRATAREANECVACNCNLHARRCRFNMELYKLSGRKSGGVCLNCRHNTAGRHCHYCKEGYYRDMSKPISHRKACKACDCHPVGAAGKTCNQTTGQCPCKDGVTGITCNRCAKGYQQSRSPIAPCIKIPIAPPTTTASSTEGPSDCESYCKASKGKLKINMKKYCKKDYAVQVHILKAEKAGEWWKFTVNIISVYKQGESRIRRGDQFLWVRAKDVACKCPKIKPGKKYLLLGNDEDSPGQSGVVADKGSLVIQWRDTWARRLRKFQQREKKGKCKKA